A part of Aspergillus oryzae RIB40 DNA, chromosome 7 genomic DNA contains:
- a CDS encoding ankyrin repeat domain-containing protein (integral membrane ankyrin-repeat protein Kidins220 (protein kinase D substrate)), producing the protein MLQRGANIDCKDKNDCTPLIYAASNGDEDLVRLLLEKGATLENEDYTASTALICAAKNGHEGVVKLLLEKGAFVNRMDCGDCTSLTYAAMEGHEGVARLLLEKGANPEYGDTKGYTPLIWAAKKGHERIFRLLVEKGANIEHGDDSGCTPLAYASSRGHEGIVRLLLENGANPGHGEFIDRIIDCTPLLIATLQGHEHVARLLLDNGADIESAIQGHKGLVSLLLERGADMNCEDEDSNTPLIHAGKNGDKVVVKLLLEKGPPDLERKNWHRMTALACADANEY; encoded by the exons ATGCTTCAAAGAGGCGCCAATATAGACTGCAAAGATAAGAATGACTGCACACCACTGATATATGCTGCATCcaatggagatgaagatttGGTTAGATTGTTGCTCGAAAAGGGTGCTACTCTAGAGAATGAAGACTATACGGCCTCCACAGCACTAATATGCGCTGCCAAAAATGGACACGAAGGTGTTGTTAAGCTACTGCTTGAAAAAGGTGCTTTCGTCAATCGTATGGATTGTGGTGATTGTACATCCCTAACATATGCCGCGATGGAAGGACATGAGGGTGTGGCCAGACTGTTACTTGAAAAGGGTGCTAATCCGGAGTATGGAGATACGAAGGGTTATACCCCATTAATTTGGGCTGCTAAGAAGGGCCACGAGAGAATATTTAGGCTGCTAGTCGAAAAGGGTGCGAATATCGAGCACGGAGATGATAGCGGTTGCACGCCACTAGCATATGCTTCTAGCAGAGGACATGAGGGCATTGTCAGATTGTTACTTGAAAATGGTGCCAATCCTGGACATGGAGAGTTCATTGATCGCATCATTGATTGCACACCACTGCTAATCGCTACTCTTCAGGGACATGAGCATGTGGCTAGGTTACTACTTGATAATGGTGCTGATATCGAGT CTGCTATTCAGGGACATAAGGGTCTAGTCAGCCTGCTGCTCGAAAGAGGTGCCGATATGAACtgcgaggatgaggatagtAATACACCACTGATACACGCCGGTAAGAATGGAGATAAGGTTGTGGTTAAGTTACTGCTTGAAAAGGGTCCTCCTGATCTGGAGCGCAAAAACTGGCATCGCATGACAGCACTCGCATGTGCTGATGCGAACGAATACTAG
- a CDS encoding uncharacterized protein (predicted protein): MPTAHTVTVHPSQYTPGARAFKVSTSDAPLKDLNAESRHVLIIGGGVSGLLVAWMLLDKGIRVTILAKEWARTWDFGEPRITSQIAGALWEMPPGGCGLTEIESLGAGWATVDHYREWAMQSYNFYMKYAEVSNEHEKGGHSFGLSVAKLHQFFYEDVITSCNTRLPRSEHYEKYAAVNTRIGDVEVYPDKDAIAQRFNKSFINLSYGGKEFQSGYTHKAPIINTDKALAYLMALIQRKGATLETREVKDLRQTGQRLLIDYKADAIVNATGLGARDLIKDDDVYPVRGAIRRVENTRHSKFRHLNDAYLVPAQIGPGGLPSKTVFIVPRNDDILYVGSIIQPHNGNMNLTPESPEVQQMWDRAGEFMPSLNHAGFVNHFPFTQGLRPFTKKNVKVRADEDCGFPLVHNYGHGGSGWTLGVGTAQCAVHIVETLIYDQDKAGLLHVVDLQTDWSGSTKEKFSNAIRGTLGASEKAELLEKIRASSFPQPYKNRLTNVVKSWSAELIKASAKVGNQTLTKVGDRLIDDKTGLLEVVGLSDWSDEEKDKFRNTINGTLGPSDKNELLAKIQVTTSLRSDKVRLTEVVEMWSAELLKASAKATNGAIYPIGDTVYKARL, translated from the coding sequence ATGCCAACTGCACACACAGTAACAGTACACCCCAGCCAATACACTCCAGGGGCACGTGCGTTCAAGGTATCGACCAGCGATGCCCCGCTGAAAGACCTCAACGCCGAAAGCCGACACGTTCTAATCATCGGCGGTGGTGTCAGCGGACTGCTAGTCGCATGGATGCTTCTCGACAAGGGCATCCGAGTGACAATTCTTGCCAAAGAGTGGGCACGCACTTGGGACTTCGGCGAGCCCCGCATCACTTCACAGATTGCAGGGGCTTTGTGGGAGATGCCCCCCGGGGGATGTGGCTTGACTGAAATCGAATCTCTGGGTGCTGGCTGGGCTACTGTGGACCATTATCGAGAATGGGCTATGCAAAGCTACAACTTCTACATGAAGTATGCTGAGGTTTCTAATGAGCATGAGAAAGGAGGACACTCGTTTGGTCTCTCTGTTGCCAAACTTCATCAATTTTTCTATGAGGATGTTATCACTTCGTGCAACACAAGATTACCAAGGAGCGAACATTATGAGAAGTATGCTGCCGTTAATACGAGGATTGGCGATGTTGAGGTGTACCCGGACAAAGACGCAATCGCACAACGATTCAACAAATCATTTATCAATCTAAGCTATGGTGGAAAAGAATTCCAAAGCGGTTATACCCATAAGGCTCCGATTATCAATACCGACAAAGCCTTAGCCTATCTCATGGCCCTTATCCAGCGAAAAGGGGCAACACTCGAGACCCGAGAAGTGAAAGATCTAAGACAAACCGGCCAGAGATTGCTGATAGACTACAAAGCGGATGCTATTGTCAATGCCACAGGTCTCGGCGCTAGAGATCTAATCAAGGACGATGATGTTTACCCGGTTCGTGGCGCTATTCGCCGCGTTGAAAATACACGCCACAGCAAATTCCGTCATCTAAATGACGCCTATTTAGTTCCTGCACAAATCGGGCCCGGTGGTCTCCCTTCCAAGACCGTGTTCATTGTACCTCGGAACGACGATATCCTCTACGTGGGTTCCATCATACAGCCACATAACGGTAATATGAACTTGACTCCTGAATCGCCCGAAGTCCAGCAGATGTGGGATCGGGCAGGAGAGTTTATGCCCAGTTTGAACCATGCAGGCTTTGTGAAccatttccctttcaccCAGGGCTTGCGGCCATTTAccaagaagaatgtcaagGTCAGAGCTGATGAGGACTGTGGATTTCCTCTCGTCCATAACTATGGACATGGAGGGTCTGGGTGGACACTAGGCGTGGGAACTGCCCAGTGCGCGGTCCATATTGTCGAAACGCTTATCTATGATCAAGATAAAGCTGGTCTTTTACATGTGGTTGATTTGCAGACAGATTGGTCTGGCAGTACAAAGGAGAAATTCTCCAATGCAATCAGAGGAACCCTGGGAGCAAGTGAAAAAGCTGAACTCTTAGAGAAAATTCGGGCTTCAAGTTTCCCACAACCCTACAAAAATCGGCTAACAAACGTGGTTAAGTCGTGGTCTGCGGAATTGATCAAGGCATCGGCCAAGGTTGGCAACCAGACGTTGACAAAGGTCGGCGACAGGCTTATCGATGATAAAACTGGTCTTTTAGAAGTGGTTGGACTGTCAGATTGGAgcgatgaggagaaggacaAGTTTCGAAATACAATCAACGGGACCCTGGGACCATCTGATAAAAACGAGCTCTTGGCAAAGATCCAGGTTACCACTTCTTTACGATCTGACAAAGTTCGGCTCACAGAGGTCGTCGAGATGTGGTCTGCAGAATTACTCAAGGCGTCAGCCAAGGCTACCAACGGCGCTATATATCCTATTGGGGATACTGTGTACAAAGCACGACTTTAG
- a CDS encoding uncharacterized protein (Na+/K+ transporter): MPPYPEPQADSSPLRLHHHYFYIIIWALVASIILYIPGGLSFVDALLLASGAATQTGLNPIDLKDLHISQQITLWLVPMVTNVVFLHTLLVLIRIYWFRKRFKSAIREAKAVCHSQRQRMNQALDYEARRPIGLNRTITDTTDTTTTAFDSSDRDDEEQPLLGSTDDEISPGASPRTQVGDQSPVGYQTFKPAAIGPSSPRITFYESDRDLEARQKRRSSFSRRRSFSEAVNEAFPRTDSPNTPVLPSLMWQHSIASYSDWDEDQKEELGGIEYRALKTLMVILVGYFLAFHLLGIILFIPWIMTDSKYGGMVKDMGLNRPWWAVFTAGSAFHDLGYTLSPDSMASFRNAAFPLLVMTFLVVIGNTGFPCMLRLIIWLISKFTTYGSPLDEELHYLLEHPRRCFTMLFPGSETWRLAGVLLLLNALDLFVFYTLQENPQSNPFSPGLRLVDGLFQIASTRTAGFSITSLGTLHPAVQVSFVVMMYISAFPIAIAIRKTNVYEEKSLGIYDDEDKPNPHGLAAHIQRQLGFDLWYVMLGFFLISVTEGKRIQQTHGRDFAFSLFPLLFEIVSAYGTVGLSLGYPKTETSLSAQFNPMSKLIIIAMQVRGRHRGLPHALDHAILLPCDVHQDQHGEWWWKRWLKRKSSNISNFFSHGDANEDIERLAL, encoded by the exons ATGCCCCCCTACCCTGAGCCACAGGCTGATTCCTCTCCCCTACGACTTCACCATCattatttttatatcatcatctgggCTCTGGTGGCTTCAATCATTCTTTACATTCCAGGGGGTCTAAGTTTTGTCGATGCCTTGCTTCTCGCCTCCGGTGCCGCTACCCAAACTGGGCTCAATCCCATCGACCTGAAAGATCTGCATATATCGCAACAGATAACGCTATGGCTGGTCCCTATGGTGACCAACGTAGTGTTCCTTCATACATTACTTGTTTTGATCAGGATTTACTGGTTTCGGAAACGCTTCAAAAGTGCCATCCGTGAGGCCAAAGCAGTATGTCACAGTCAGCGACAGCGAATGAACCAGGCACTCGACTATGAAGCCCGAAGGCCGATAGGCTTGAACAGAACTATTACGGATACGACAGATACGACTACTACTGCATTTGACTCTTCAGATAGGGACGACGAAGAGCAACCCCTACTCGGAAGTACGGACGACGAGATCTCCCCTGGAGCATCTCCCAGGACACAAGTCGGGGATCAGTCTCCCGTCGGTTACCAAACTTTCAAGCCAGCTGCCATAGGCCCTTCTAGTCCACGTATCACATTTTATGAATCTGACAGGGACCTTGAAGCAAGACAGAAGCGACGATCCTCGTTTTCCCGTCGTCGCTCGTTTTCTGAGGCTGTCAATGAGGCTTTCCCACGGACAGACAGCCCTAACACGCCTGTTTTGCCGTCGTTGATGTGGCAGCATTCGATTGCGAGCTATTCCGACTGGGATGAGGATCAGAAGGAAGAGCTAGGAGGGATCGAATACAGGGCGTTGAAAACATTGATGGTCATCTTGGTCGGGTACTTTCTGGCTTTCCATCTACTCGGCATTATCCTGTTTATTCCGTGGATTATGACGGACTCCAAGTATGGAGGGATGGTCAAGGACATGGGCTTGAACAGACCGTGGTGGGCAGTATTTACTGCTGGTTCAGCTTTTCATGATCTAGGGTATACTTTGAGCCCCGACTCCATGGCTTCGTTCCGAAACGCCGCATTTCCACTATTAGTGATGACCTTTTTGGTGGTTATCGGGAACACAGGCTTTCCGTGCATGCTGCGCTTGATCATCTGGTTGATATCCAAATTTACAACGTACGGGTCTCCGTTAGACGAAGAGTTACATTATTTGCTCGAACATCCCCGACGATGCTTTACGATGCTCTTTCCTGGATCAGAGACGTGGAGACTAGCAGGTGTCCTCCTCCTGCTCAACGCTCTGgacctttttgttttctacACACTTCAAGAG AACCCACAAAGCAATCCCTTCTCACCCGGTCTCCGTCTCGTAGACGGGCTATTCCAAATCGCCTCCACCCGAACCGCCGGCTTCTCAATCACCTCTCTCGGGACACTCCACCCCGCAGTCCAAGTCTCCTTCGTAGTAATGATGTACATCTCGGCGTTCCCAATCGCAATCGCCATCCGCAAAACTAACGTCTACGAAGAAAAAAGCCTCGGCATCTACGACGACGAAGACAAGCCCAACCCCCACGGCCTGGCCGCCCACATCCAGCGCCAACTCGGCTTTGACCTGTGGTACGTAATGCTCGggttcttcctcatctccgTCACAGAGGGCAAGCGGATCCAACAAACCCACGGCCGCGACTTCGcgttctctcttttcccccttctgtTCGAGATTGTCTCCGCGTATGGAACGGTGGGGCTCTCGTTGGGCTATCCAAAGACGGAGACGAGTCTCAGTGCGCAGTTTAACCCGATGTCGAAGTTGATCATTATTGCTATGCAGGTGCGGGGGAGGCATCGTGGTTTGCCGCATGCGTTGGATCATGCTATTTTGTTGCCGTGTGATGTGCATCAGGATCAGCATGGGgagtggtggtggaagcGGTGGTTGAAGCGGAAGAGTTCGAATATTAGCAATTTCTTTTCGCATGGGGATGCtaatgaggatattgagcgGCTTGCTTTGTGA